In a genomic window of Papilio machaon chromosome 4, ilPapMach1.1, whole genome shotgun sequence:
- the LOC106710827 gene encoding uncharacterized protein LOC106710827, whose product MENTTSKHRTPSQCREWERLRRNRFNEAISKLGQIVKDILKDKPQFEASSNVQYPKIEIVQKAILCLTTCVQEKTQLKAEILALQVKLEAEKNVKPDKKDASIQVSAVMCKKNKNGKFVKLVMLQKSKKKNLKEKPSVTQNEAIKQNIEGKPLTENKIPNKNMQTLPKLLPLTSTNNKKGIENTIVMLPSTPYISFPQRPLLFPAVPPTIVFLDSNLQPINKPATIPIINRNNADMTKTTMVNVLPISAYSRPMSATRTKKNNVKPKQNVKRKHVKKGDKQTAEVSDESSVTKDTKTIPNENINSTKDENVTEKIMKISNTNDCNKEQNENKENNVCVKNSNDSTFNDKAQEKSENVMKSPENSEPNTTCSSTSNADLTISASIAQKPTEGLNNESREINLEGSSKPEKICPEKELLLVEKDKVNKLPNILDTALCDNVVDGGNARLELAEEFLAASPTAAFLMSFPLVSGNRADSPAEDHQNIQASLKENHQRRNEVPSQAPYFPKPHDVKGKMTKTDQNITQKQTEQQKFISNTNISKEIEPKVSTLITNSSNDNPFLHLSMPSLAPTSCPLTDSTFSLDFDCTVSKANHPVSVASSNNFFYKSDALSSTKTSIYSTSNISSGHEFNSLGLYPCAMEKFSTKNKSDFSNMEENLMKIGPSRLTYDIDLGWSHKGFDFVTCTTTSTTFNKDNILTSAPSQYSTAYNPFNPDFHVPLVTNSSKKDMPCKAISSFPEAITSFYSQPTNLWSEDMTFYTSNNFSKNFTPKPQNFVSMDHNPTNVALKTSAVKQYETKLTPDTAPNQLVKPLIEGPPIISDKYTKKSPSKMHINWMTSEIRPMQNNCNPSQANVKENHKPLYPQNIPQKKQDHNEGNYFPINMQNFPSQVTQEEFQVWPTARPVGTTEISIEPPPINLPTLVGDLALGPHDKKKNEAINRILPQTDLQNCNNFFSVTQLMNRSSDVMPPRYHGANMDTHKTNPSKQNVPNVSNDTHRKGSRLETHLAQPCHVFESKPVNYETMGHFTQNKQKNNKSDKSAKNTKTSYSAEALIRGGPCNQKAHDTISKFLLPPQKYNEFNVTQESGVAQVSHFPPLLEYPDNSYAGQQFSGTTLYNSTTNTISNSFYSNFMPGSSNLMTGNYTSGHFQSDFIDYNQPAECNYTNYKYDDLKMKANTTLQDKPLPTQYKGSRRESTTKHKLECSKKESSKKCNSKRAKLTNEVEEWNDSAHMLWQSKAPTRRHPNISEDYSFPNYVGNQISASSQYQPELFNTHLMPSNMQSVGHNIDRSLTTFPPTSRANFNLSTIFPEITMKVQ is encoded by the exons atggaAAACACGACTAGCAAACACCGTACACCGAg tCAATGCAGAGAGTGGGAGCGGTTAAGAAGAAACAGGTTTAATGAAGCAATTAGTAAGCTGGGTCAAATTGTAAAGGATATATTGAAAGATAAGCCCCAATTTGAAGCATCAAGTAATGTACAATATccaaaaatagaaattgtgCAAAAGGCAATCTTATGTCTGACAACATGTGTTCAAGAAAAGACTCAGTTAA aAGCAGAAATTCTGGCATTGCAAGTGAAACTTGAAgcagaaaaaaatgtaaagccAGACAAAAAAGATGCATCTATCCAGGTGTCAGCTGTGatgtgcaaaaaaaataaaa ATGgcaaatttgttaaattagtaatgttacaaaaatcaaaaaagaagaatttaaaagaGAAACCTTCTGTCACTCAAAATGAAGCTATTAAACAGAATATTGAAGGGAAACCtttaacagaaaataaaatacccaataaaaatatgcaaacaTTACCAAAATTATTGCCCTTAACAAGCACCAATAATAAAAAGG gaATAGAAAATACTATTGTAATGCTGCCAAGTACACCATACATTTCCTTCCCACAAAGGCCCTTATTATTTCCAGCAGTACCACCTACTATTGTCTTTTTGGATTCAAATTTACAACCAATTAATAAACCAGCAACAATACCCATAATCAATAGAAACAATGCAGATATGACAAAAACAACAATGGTAAATGTTTTACCCATATCAGCCTACTCGCGCCCCATGTCAGCTACCAGAACTAAGAAAAACAATGTAAAGCCAAAGCAAAATGTCAAAagaaaacatgttaaaaaagGTGACAAACAAACAGCGGAAGTATCTGATGAATCGTCTGTCACTAAGGATACTAAAACAATaccaaatgaaaatataaatagtacaAAGGACGAAAATGTGActgaaaaaattatgaaaatttcaaACACTAATGATTGTAACAaagaacaaaatgaaaataaagaaaacaatgtttgtgtaaaaaatagtaatgattccacatttaatgataaagctcaagaaaaaagtgaaaatgtAATGAAGAGTCCAGAAAATTCCGAGCCAAATACTACATGTAGTAGTACAAGTAATGCTGATTTAACAATTTCTGCTTCCATAGCTCAAAAACCTACAGAAGGATTAAATAATGAATCCAgggaaataaatttagaagGGTCCTCTAAACCTGAAAAAATATGTCCcgaaaaagaattattattagtagagAAAGataaggtaaataaattaccTAATATACTAGATACTGCATTATGTGACAATGTTGTTGATGGCGGCAATGCTCGCTTAGAATTGGCTGAGGAGTTTTTAGCTGCTTCACCAACTGCAGCATTCCTTATGTCGTTCCCATTAGTCAGTGGGAACAGAGCAGACAGCCCTGCTGAAGACCATCAAAATATTCAAGCAAGTCTCAAAGAAAATCATCAAAGGAGGAATGAGGTTCCTTCACAAGCACCTTATTTTCCAAAACCTCATGATGTAAAaggaaaaatgacaaaaaccgatcaaaatattacacaaaaacaaaccgaacaacaaaagtttattagcaatacaaatatttcaaaagaaatagAACCGAAAGTATCTACTTTAATTACGAATTCATCCAATGACAACCCTTTCTTACATCTGAGTATGCCATCACTTGCTCCAACAAGTTGTCCTCTTACTGATTCAACATTTTCATTAGATTTTGATTGTACTGTATCAAAAGCAAATCATCCAGTCAGTGTTGCAAGCAGTAATAATTTCTTCTATAAAAGTGATGCATTAAGTTCTACAAAGACCTCTATTTATAGCACCAGTAACATTTCTTCAGGCCATGAATTTAATAGTCTTGGATTGTATCCTTGTGCAATGGAGAAATTTAGTACTAAAAACAAATCAGATTTTTCCAATATGGAGGAAAACCTCATGAAAATAGGACCCTCGAGACTTACATATGACATCGACCTCGGTTGGTCGCACAAGGGTTTTGATTTTGTTACATGCACGACAACCTCAActacttttaataaagataatattttaacttcgGCCCCATCGCAATATTCCACAGCATATAATCCATTTAATCCTGACTTTCATGTACCTCTTGTTACAAACTCGAGTAAAAAAGATATGCCCTGTAAAGCAATATCGTCTTTTCCAGAAGCTATTACTAGTTTTTATTCCCAGCCAACGAATTTATGGTCAGAAGATATGACCTTTTATACGAGTAATAACTtttctaaaaattttacaccTAAGCCACAAAATTTTGTCTCAATGGATCACAACCCAACTAATGTTGCCCTGAAAACAAGTGCAGTAAAGCAATACGAAACAAAACTGACACCAGATACTGCACCAAATCAGCTCGTTAAACCTTTGATAGAGGGCCCACCAATCATTAGCgacaaatacacaaaaaagtCTCCGAGTAAAATGCACATTAACTGGATGACTTCTGAAATAAGGCCAATGCAAAATAATTGCAACCCAAGTCAAGCAAACGTGAAAGAGAACCACAAACCTCTATACCCTCAAAATATACCACAGAAAAAGCAAGATCATAATGAAGGAAACTATTTTCCtataaatatgcaaaatttcCCATCACAAGTCACCCAAGAGGAATTTCAAGTGTGGCCAACTGCTAGACCAGTCGGTACTACTGAAATTAGTATCGAGCCTCCGCCTATTAATTTACCAACACTGGTTGGCGATTTAGCACTGGGCCCACATGATAAGAAGAAGAATGAAGCAATTAACAGAATTTTGCCACAAACAGATTTGCAAAATTGCAATAACTTCTTTTCTGTGACACAGTTAATGAATCGCTCTTCAGATGTTATGCCTCCCCGTTATCATGGAGCTAATATGGATACGCATAAAACAAATCCTAGCAAACAAAATGTTCCAAACGTTAGCAATGACACACACCGTAAGGGATCACGACTAGAAACGCACTTAGCACAACCATGTCATGTGTTTGAAAGCAAACCGGTAAATTATGAAACTATGGGACattttacacaaaacaaacagaaaaacaataaatctgaTAAAAGTGCTAAAAATACCAAAACAAGTTATTCGGCTGAAGCTTTGATAAGAGGTGGACCCTGCAATCAAAAGGCACACGATACTATATCTAAATTTTTGCTGCCaccacaaaaatataatgagtTTAACGTAACACAAGAGAGTGGAGTCGCTCAAGTATCACATTTTCCTCCTTTACTTGAATACCCGGATAATAGTTATGCAGGTCAACAATTTTCTGGTACAACTTTATACAATTCAACCACAAATACCATATCCAATTCATTTTATTCTAACTTTATGCCTGGAAGTAGCAACCTGATGACGGGTAACTACACAAGTGGACATTTCCAAAGTGATTTCATCGATTACAACCAGCCTGCTGAATGCAATTACACCAATTACAAATACGACGATTTGAAAATGAAAGCCAACACAACTCTTCAAGATAAACCTCTTCCAACTCAATATAAAGGATCTAGAAGAGAATCAACGACTAAACATAAATTGGAATGTTCGAAAAAGGAATCAAGTAAAAAGTGCAACAGTAAGAGAGCTAAACTTACTAACGAAGTTGAAGAATGGAACGACTCCGCGCATATGCTATGGCAAAGTAAAGCTCCAACGAGGAGGCATCCGAATATTTCGGAAGACTATTCTTTTCCGAACTATGTTGGCAATCAGATATCTGCGAGTAGTCAGTACCAACCGGAATTGTTTAATACTCATTTAATGCCTTCTAATATGCAAAGTGTGGGCCACAATATCGACCGTTCCCTTACTACCTTCCCTCCTACTTCCCGTGCCAACTTTAACCTCAGTACAATATTTCCAGAAATCACGATG aAAGTGCAGTGA